The genomic stretch AATCTACTATTGATACACACCGTAAAAACATGATTCAAAAACTGAATTTAAAAGGCGCAAATGAGTTATTGGGCTATGCTATTGATCGGAAGTATGTTTTTTAGGGTTTGAATTGGAAATTTTAAAAACCCCTATTGTTGGGTATAAGTATATGCTAGCGGCATTAGTATTTTTGAAAATGCAATAACTAATTAAATTAATAAATTATGTATGAAAAACTCAGAGTTAAATTAGACCTTTTTGATAATCAAAATTATCAACTAATTCACAAGGAAACATTTATTGGCGAAAGCAATGGGGATAAAAGGATTGTAGATTTATCATTATGGATAAAAATAAGATACAATGTTAAGAAAGAAAAAATAAAAAGAGCTAAGTTTCTTGTTAGAAAAGATTTAGAACTTGACGAAACAATGTCTCAAACAAATATATTTGATTTGAATATAAAAGAAGTGAAGTACAATGAAGGTAGTTCAGATGATGATGACCATCAATTTATAACAGAAATAGTTATCAATGACCCGAATGGAAGCGAAACATGTAAGCTTCCAATTAGTGAAATAAGAAAGATGGATGATGTTTTTAGTTTAGACTTACTTGATAGTAAAATAGTTAACAATTCAAGTATTCGAACAGTAGAAAAACTAGTATCTGCCTATGGAAACCATGTATGTAAAGCCGTTGCAATATAAATGATTCTAAAAAAAAAGTTGTTTCTCATCGTCTTAATTTCAAGTAACATTTTTTGTTATTCGCAAAATAATGCTTTAGATAAAAACGTAGAGACTTATATTTTAAACATCAAAAATCATCATTTTTCTGAAGCAGAACTAAATTTAAAAAACTTCAATTCATCTAGTGTTACTAAAAAAGTATTGGAATGGCAGTATCAATTTATGAAGAATGGCATTACCAAGCCATTCTTCATAAAAGATACACTTAATTTAATTCCACAGGTAAAAGCGTATGCGTATATTAATAAAGCAGATTATTTATTAAATACTTCTAAAGACAATGATCAATTAGCATTTGAATTATATACTAAAAGCTTACTACTCTCTAAAAGTATCAATGACACTATTTTGATGTGTGAATCATTAAAAAAAATACTTTTTTATATCTATAAAAATAGAAAAGCAGAAAAGGCATTATACGAAGAATACCTTAAATATTATAAGGAAAATATTTATGATGTTACTGAACAAGTGTATTATAATTTTCATCAATATAATTATGAAGCCATTCATTCAAAAACAGATAGAGTTTATCAGCTAAAAAATACTCTTAAACAATCTACCAGTATTTCTGATCATTTTATTCAAGGGAAACTGAATCAACTTATAGGAATTCATTACAATTATTTTTTAGAAAACAAAGACAGTGCATTTTTATATTATATAAAGGCTGAAGATAAATTCAAAATGTCACGCTTTCAACATTACAAAAATGAAATACCTGGTATCTATACCAATATTGGACTTCTTAATCAAGATTTTGGTGATTATATCAAAGCCCTGTCATATTTTAAAAAGGCTGACACAATGAAAATCCCTACATATAGGTTGCTCGAAAAAGTAAAACTGAATGACTTGATTGCAGAGAATTTCGAAAGCCGAAAAATGCATGATAGTGCAAACTATTATTTAAAACGTAAAATAAAATATCTTGATAGTTTAAATGAATATGAAAAAGCAATTGCTATTTCTGAAATAAATGAAAAATATAAAAACGCAGAATTACGAGCTGAGAATATTGAACAAAAAGCTAGAAACATTAAAACTGAAGCAGAAAAAAAACAAAAAGACAGCCTCTTACTAATCTCCCTATCAATCCTAACTCTAGTAATCATCTCCGCATACCTCATCCAAAAAAATACACGAAAAAAACAATTGCTTGCTGAACAAGCAAAAGACTTAGAAGCGCAAAAAGTTGAGAATTTACTCCAAGAACAAGAACTCGCAAGTATTGACGCCATGATTGAAGGTCAAGAGAAAGAGCGCAAACGCATTGCAGAAGATTTACACGACGATCTTGGCGCATTGATGGCAACGGTAAAACTACACTTTGATAATATTGAAACCGCACAAAACGAAGACGCAGTGCAAAAAACAAGTTCATTGCTCGATGAAGCGTATGAAAAAATACGAACGCTAGCACACGCCAAAAATGCAGGCGTGATTGCGAATCAAGGATTGTTGGTTGCAGTGACAAATATGAGTTCAAAAATTACTGATTCTAATAGACTTGATATTGAAGTAATCGCGCACGGATTGGAAGATCGATTGGAGAATTCACTAGAGTTATCACTTTTTCGAATGATTCAAGAATTGATTGCGAATATCATCAAACATGCGGAAGCTACAAACGCTACGATTCAATTGACGCAACATGAAAAAAATCTAAATATCATCGTAGAAGACAACGGAAAAGGATTTGAACATTCTAAAATTAAAGAAGTTGGAATTGGCTTGGAAACCATCAAAAAACGCATCGCACATCTCAACGGAAAACTTTCCATTGATAGTACATTAGGAAAAGGAACAACGATTTTAGTTGATGTTCCGCTTACATAATCTTAGCAAAATTTTCAAAAATCCTTATACATAGGTATTGTTTATAGTACATAAAATAAACTACTTTTATATAAATTAATCAATAACCACCATATTATGAAATCATTGCTATTTTCTTTTTTCGGATTATTTTGTGTCGTTTTTATGTCTGCGCAAGAAGCTGAAAAAAATCCTTTTGAAGAGAAATTAAAAGAAAAACAAGAACTTGTCTATAACTTAATAGACGAAAAGGAAAAGTTTGATAGAGAAACTGCCATATTAAAAGCAGAATTAGAGAAACTAACTGATGAACAAGAAATAAAAAAAGCAACTACAGAGTTAGAAAGTCGTAAAAAAACAGCAAAGGAAAAGCAAGAAGAAATTGTTAATGTTTGTTCTGATTACACAAAATATCGTGGATATTTGGAAGAATACGAAAATATAACAGCAGAGGTTTTAACGAAATACAAAGCCCGAATTTGCGAAATATACAAAGAAGCAACTCCAGAAGTAGATCCAACAAAATTCATCATTATTGGAGAAAATGATCCTATAAAAGCCGAAGATTTATTAGACAATGAAAATACCAAAAAAGTACTAGCTGATGTTTTTAGCATTGACAGTAAAACGAATCTAGGAACGTTTGAAATTCCTGGAGAAAATTCATTTATAACTTTTTATAGTGAGAAAGTTAAAAGAGGAAAAAATAAGATAATTTTTCAAAAAGCTGTAAAAAACCCTACCGTTTATATAGATAACAATAGTTATGCACTACCAATTGAACAGTTAATAATTTATGAGAAAAATAGAGCAAACCAATCTGAAATTTCAAATAATAAAAAAGATTCTACCAAAGTTGCTCCCAACAATGAATCGAATACAAATAAAATATCAAAAACTGAACCTCCAGTAATGCAACCTTTCCCAAAAGGTGCTTTATTTAAATCAATACAAATAGAAATTCATGAAGGTGGAATTGTTGACACTCGTTTGATATTAGAATCAGTAGATCACAAAACGCATTTTTATTTTGAAGGAAGATCGCCTGTTAGTATTTTAAACTATACTAGAAGAGTTTCCCGTGGAAGTTTTTTAGAATATTCACACTATGTTAGTTTAGATGGAATTACCATATATAACGAAGAAATCCTTTCTCAATTATTAGTAAAATATACAGATGTATTGGATTATCATCCAAATGCTGGTAGTAATTATGTTCCTGATGACATATCATATAAGTTCCCAACTGATGAAACAAAAGAGGCTTCAGCTGAAAGACGAACTTATGAGGTAATTAACAATAATCACTTACAACATGTATTAGATTTACGAACGTACACAGACATGTTAGGATTATTTGGAGATGAAGCAAATGGATTATTCCAAATAGAAGGTAAAGCCGATTTTTTCATTATTCCGTTCAACATACAACGTTCTTCAATATATCTGTTAAAAAAAGTATCTCCATTTGTGCGTTATTCGAGATTTGATGATGATGAAGATTTTATTAATACAACGCTAAATACTGGAACAAGTACGTATGAATTTGACAATAAAAAATTAGGCTTACTTGAACGTTCTACTTTAGAAATGGGTATGGAAATTGATATCTTTAATTGCCGATTTGTGAAAGAATCACCTTTTTGGATTTCTTTATACACTCCACTCACATACAATGTAACACGAATTCAAGCAGACCCTACGAAAGAAAAAGTAAACTTCAAAACACTTGGGTACGGTTTAGGTGCAGAAATAGAATTAAAACGTTTCAATAATTTTGGGTTAACTTTAGGTTACGAACTCAAAGGTTATTCATTCCTTGGCGATTACTCAGAAGAAAAAATACGAGAACCTAGTTATTTAAAAACTCAAACTGTAAAAGCCGAAATATTCTACTTTCCAGGTTCAGACAGATCACAATCAATTTTCTTGCGTATGAAAAGTATCAGAGATGTCAGTTCTGGGAATGCAGATTCATTCTTCCAATTACAAATTGGTTATAGATTTACCATAGGAGTTGGCGCAGTAAAAGCGAAATAATACTGGTTATTGTTCAAATTTATTATAACAGAAGGTGATTGTTTTTTCTTCATAATTCGTTCTTTTTCCGCAGTGTAGCAAACATTTTTCGTTAAGAATTTTTGAAGCCTTGGAAAAAATTTAGAAAAATGATTGCGATTTTAGTTTTTCAGAGAAAAAACTAAAAACACCTCTGGAAAAACGCACTTTCTTTTGTTGAAGCCTGTGCTGAACTTGATTCAGTATTCTTTGTGCGAACAAAGAAAAAGAAAAGATGAAAATAAAGTTATTAGCTAAACTTCCAACGAAGTAAACTCAAAAGTAGTCCCGTTGAACAAGCCTTTATCACTCAGTTTTAACGACGGGATTACTAACAATGCCATAAACGAAAGTGTCATATATGGCGCACGTAATCTACTTCCCATTTGTTTTGATAACTTGTCCAACTTAGCATATTCCTCGCCTATTTCCCAACCTGTTTTATCGCTCATAATTCCTGCAACTGGTAATGAAACTACATGTTCAGAAGTATCTGAAACAGCACAAATTCCACCTTTGTTATCTATCAGTAAATTTACAGCCTTGCAAATGGCTTCGTCAGAAACACCAACGGCAATAATATTATGTGAATCGTGTCCAACGGAAGAAGCAATTGCGCCTTCTTTCAATCCAAAATTTTTGATAAATGCCATTGCTGGCGAATCGTCATTGTAGCGATTCACAACAGTCATTTTTAAAATATCTTCTTCTAGGTTTGAAACTAGGTTTCCATCTTCAATTAAGTTATCAAGAATCAACTCGTTTGTCACCAATTCGCCCTCTAAAGCTTCAATCACGCGGATTTGACTTTTCGTGGCTTCGACTTGAAAATCAAGTACATTTTTTTTAGAAGTATTAAAATTATTCAGAATTTCAAACGGCACACTTTCTATGTGTGAGTTTCCACCAGAAGCAACACAAATTCCATCAATATATGTTTCTAATACCTTGAAATTTTTCAAATCTTTAAGTACAACAAAATCTGCAAAATCATTAATTCGCAACTGTCCAACGTCCAAATTATAATGTTTCACCGGATTTATACAAGCCGTTTGTAACACTTTAAAAACGTCAACACCTTTTGCCACAGCTCGTGCGCACAAATCATTAATATGTCCAACTAACAAGTCATCAGGATGTTTATCGTCTGAACAAAACATCATGTTCTCAAAATGTTCATCTAATAACGGAATTAACGCTTCAAAGTTTTTTGCGGCACTTCCTTCACGAATAATGACTTTCATGCGTTTTTGTAACTTTTCTAAGGCTTCATCATACGTAAAACACTCATGATCGGTAGAAATTCCTGCGTTTATATATCTTGAAATATCTTCACCGCGTAATCCTGGCGCATGTCCGTCAATAGGTTTCTCGAAATATTTCGCCCAAGCAATTTTTTTCATGACTTCTTCATCTCTAAACAACACACCTGGATAATTCATCATTTCTGCCAAATACTTGATTTCTGGCATTTCCAATAATTCTTTAATATCATTCGAATCAAGAATTGCGCCTGCCGATTCAAAACTCGTTGCTGGCACACAAGATGGCGCGCCAAAGTTGAACTTAAAAGGTACTTTCTTTCCGTTTTCAATCATGAATTCAACACCAACTTTTCCCAAGACATTGGCAATTTCATGCGGATCAGAAACCGTTGCCACAGTTCCGTGCAACACCGCCAAACGTGCAAACTCTGAAGGAACTAACATCGAACTTTCAATATGAATATGTGCATCTACAAATCCAGGAATGATATAACTTTCCACACTGTGATTTTTTGCCACAATGCTTGTGATTTTCCCATCTAGAATATGAATTTCTCCTTTGTAGATTTTTTT from Kordia antarctica encodes the following:
- a CDS encoding sensor histidine kinase; the encoded protein is MILKKKLFLIVLISSNIFCYSQNNALDKNVETYILNIKNHHFSEAELNLKNFNSSSVTKKVLEWQYQFMKNGITKPFFIKDTLNLIPQVKAYAYINKADYLLNTSKDNDQLAFELYTKSLLLSKSINDTILMCESLKKILFYIYKNRKAEKALYEEYLKYYKENIYDVTEQVYYNFHQYNYEAIHSKTDRVYQLKNTLKQSTSISDHFIQGKLNQLIGIHYNYFLENKDSAFLYYIKAEDKFKMSRFQHYKNEIPGIYTNIGLLNQDFGDYIKALSYFKKADTMKIPTYRLLEKVKLNDLIAENFESRKMHDSANYYLKRKIKYLDSLNEYEKAIAISEINEKYKNAELRAENIEQKARNIKTEAEKKQKDSLLLISLSILTLVIISAYLIQKNTRKKQLLAEQAKDLEAQKVENLLQEQELASIDAMIEGQEKERKRIAEDLHDDLGALMATVKLHFDNIETAQNEDAVQKTSSLLDEAYEKIRTLAHAKNAGVIANQGLLVAVTNMSSKITDSNRLDIEVIAHGLEDRLENSLELSLFRMIQELIANIIKHAEATNATIQLTQHEKNLNIIVEDNGKGFEHSKIKEVGIGLETIKKRIAHLNGKLSIDSTLGKGTTILVDVPLT
- the ade gene encoding adenine deaminase; this encodes MIKQGNIVDIFNKKIYKGEIHILDGKITSIVAKNHSVESYIIPGFVDAHIHIESSMLVPSEFARLAVLHGTVATVSDPHEIANVLGKVGVEFMIENGKKVPFKFNFGAPSCVPATSFESAGAILDSNDIKELLEMPEIKYLAEMMNYPGVLFRDEEVMKKIAWAKYFEKPIDGHAPGLRGEDISRYINAGISTDHECFTYDEALEKLQKRMKVIIREGSAAKNFEALIPLLDEHFENMMFCSDDKHPDDLLVGHINDLCARAVAKGVDVFKVLQTACINPVKHYNLDVGQLRINDFADFVVLKDLKNFKVLETYIDGICVASGGNSHIESVPFEILNNFNTSKKNVLDFQVEATKSQIRVIEALEGELVTNELILDNLIEDGNLVSNLEEDILKMTVVNRYNDDSPAMAFIKNFGLKEGAIASSVGHDSHNIIAVGVSDEAICKAVNLLIDNKGGICAVSDTSEHVVSLPVAGIMSDKTGWEIGEEYAKLDKLSKQMGSRLRAPYMTLSFMALLVIPSLKLSDKGLFNGTTFEFTSLEV